A genomic segment from Aulosira sp. FACHB-615 encodes:
- a CDS encoding zeta toxin family protein, producing the protein MPNLYIIGGANGSGKTTVAMSLLPNFLDCFEYVNADSIAAGLSPLNPDSMAIEAGKLMITRLQTLSNSGSDFAFETTLSARTFVPFINECKNKGYTVNLIYFWLRSVDLAIERVAQRVTSGGHSIPEEVIRRRYERGKKNLISLYLPLCDRWIIYDNSSNETKLVAEYRYGEEVMIYENAILTQIRGDKNG; encoded by the coding sequence ATGCCAAATCTTTACATAATTGGTGGTGCAAATGGTTCAGGAAAAACAACTGTTGCAATGAGTTTATTGCCGAATTTTTTAGACTGCTTTGAGTACGTAAATGCAGATTCTATTGCTGCTGGGCTATCTCCATTAAATCCTGATTCAATGGCTATAGAAGCAGGAAAATTAATGATTACCAGACTACAAACTCTGTCTAATTCTGGCAGTGATTTTGCCTTTGAAACCACCTTAAGTGCGAGAACTTTTGTACCTTTTATAAATGAATGTAAGAACAAAGGCTATACAGTTAACTTAATATACTTTTGGTTACGAAGTGTAGATTTAGCTATAGAAAGGGTAGCACAAAGAGTTACCAGTGGCGGACATTCAATTCCAGAAGAGGTGATACGTAGAAGGTATGAAAGGGGTAAGAAAAATCTCATTTCTTTATATTTACCGTTATGCGATCGCTGGATTATCTATGATAACTCTAGTAATGAGACTAAGCTAGTAGCTGAGTATCGTTATGGTGAAGAAGTTATGATTTATGAAAATGCAATTTTAACTCAAATCAGAGGGGATAAAAATGGTTAA
- a CDS encoding DUF1877 family protein translates to MGTTLQIKQISPYILEKIKNYSELAGIFLDAQYLDDSPFWKEFTIDPNDIDDMEWFNEATNYVQEGLDKLVTHKPEKFEKMKDDIPLIINEGKSKYLDLDKTWQAINFLLTGYDFYDEEFNLSKLVVSKNPADNLPLIRAVSPSQGIEYDDGDYPLYYFSVDEVQQIAKALSDFSMDEIKQRLKFRGLPEDSYNHLFDYTYHPLVKYYQDAADKGNAMFLDFG, encoded by the coding sequence ATGGGAACTACATTACAAATCAAACAAATATCTCCCTATATATTGGAGAAAATAAAAAATTATTCTGAGTTGGCAGGTATATTTTTAGACGCACAATACTTGGACGATTCACCATTTTGGAAAGAATTTACAATAGACCCAAATGATATTGATGATATGGAGTGGTTTAATGAGGCAACTAATTATGTACAAGAAGGATTAGATAAATTAGTCACGCACAAACCAGAAAAATTTGAAAAGATGAAGGATGATATTCCTTTAATTATTAATGAAGGCAAAAGTAAGTATTTAGATTTAGATAAAACTTGGCAAGCAATCAATTTCTTACTTACTGGATATGACTTTTATGATGAAGAATTTAATTTATCTAAATTAGTTGTAAGTAAAAATCCAGCCGATAATCTTCCTTTAATTAGGGCTGTCAGCCCCAGTCAAGGAATTGAATATGATGATGGTGACTATCCATTGTATTATTTTAGCGTTGATGAAGTTCAACAGATAGCCAAGGCTTTATCAGATTTTTCTATGGATGAAATCAAACAGAGATTAAAATTTAGAGGATTACCGGAAGATAGCTACAATCATTTATTTGATTACACATATCATCCCTTGGTGAAATATTACCAAGATGCTGCGGATAAAGGAAACGCAATGTTTCTTGATTTTGGTTAG
- a CDS encoding PleD family two-component system response regulator translates to MNGQPLILVVEENIYNLELLNYHLKALSYSCICAKQGIKALILSQTHQPDLIILDMMISDITGGQVIDFLKQDKKTAKIPIIAVIPWYLEENSERLFLTGTDTYLTKPYNLHKLDAVLSCRFTQLNSSSLL, encoded by the coding sequence ATGAACGGACAGCCACTAATCTTAGTTGTCGAAGAAAATATATACAATTTAGAACTCCTAAATTATCATCTCAAAGCATTAAGCTATTCTTGTATTTGCGCCAAACAAGGAATCAAAGCTTTAATACTATCGCAAACACATCAACCTGATTTAATCATCTTAGATATGATGATTTCTGATATTACTGGCGGTCAAGTTATTGATTTCCTCAAACAAGATAAAAAAACTGCCAAAATTCCCATTATTGCAGTTATTCCTTGGTACCTGGAAGAAAACTCCGAACGCCTCTTTTTAACAGGTACAGATACTTATCTAACAAAACCCTATAATTTGCATAAACTAGATGCTGTTTTGTCCTGTCGTTTCACTCAGCTAAATTCTTCAAGTTTGCTTTAG
- a CDS encoding ABC transporter ATP-binding protein → MTYLRLENITKRFGSFVANDNISLSVNSGQIHAILGENGAGKTTLMKMISGLSQPDTGQIYIQDKPVKITSPNTATKLGIGMIYQHFMLVPQLTVTENIILGLKNSWRLNLQQKYQEIAALSQAYGLEIDPSAKVEDLPVGIQQRVEILKVLYRQAKLLILDEPTAVLTPPEVDSLIGILRQLAAAGNTIIFISHKLEEVIKLCDSVTVLRRGKVVATTTTEAVTPQNLAELMVGYEVDLQVNKSPALPEKVVLTVENLQVPDDRNIYAVGDVSFELRAGEILGIAGVDGNGQRELADAITGLRKIKQGKIELKKYSTIAYIPEDRQKIGLILQFSIAQNLILKAFKKFPFCRNYLLQPAVIKNHAQAAMQTFDIRATGEDIQVSQLSGGNQQKVVLARELAGEPDLIVAMQPTRGLDVGAMTAVHLQLLAERDRGAAILYISTELEEIMAMSDRIAVIYRGKFVAILDAQTATVEEIGLLMAGGKL, encoded by the coding sequence ATGACATATTTACGCTTAGAAAATATCACTAAACGTTTTGGCTCATTTGTTGCTAACGATAACATTAGCTTGAGTGTAAATTCTGGTCAGATTCATGCAATTTTAGGTGAAAACGGTGCAGGTAAGACCACTTTAATGAAGATGATCAGTGGTTTATCTCAGCCTGATACTGGGCAGATATATATACAAGATAAACCAGTAAAAATTACCTCGCCTAATACTGCTACAAAACTTGGTATTGGCATGATTTACCAACATTTCATGCTTGTACCTCAGTTGACTGTTACCGAAAATATTATCTTGGGATTGAAAAATAGCTGGCGTTTAAATTTGCAACAAAAATATCAGGAAATTGCGGCTTTATCTCAAGCTTATGGGTTAGAAATTGACCCCAGCGCCAAGGTAGAAGATTTACCAGTGGGAATACAACAGCGTGTCGAAATTCTTAAAGTTCTTTACCGCCAAGCCAAACTTTTAATTCTCGATGAACCAACCGCCGTCTTAACACCACCAGAAGTTGATTCATTGATTGGAATTTTACGGCAATTAGCTGCTGCTGGTAACACGATTATTTTTATCAGTCACAAATTAGAGGAAGTAATTAAACTCTGTGATAGCGTCACAGTATTACGCCGAGGAAAGGTAGTCGCCACAACCACTACTGAGGCTGTTACACCGCAAAATTTAGCAGAATTAATGGTAGGGTATGAAGTTGATTTACAAGTTAATAAATCACCTGCTTTACCAGAAAAAGTAGTATTGACGGTAGAGAATTTACAAGTTCCAGATGATAGAAATATTTATGCTGTGGGTGATGTGTCATTTGAACTACGTGCCGGAGAAATATTAGGAATTGCGGGTGTTGATGGCAATGGACAAAGAGAATTAGCGGATGCAATTACAGGTTTACGTAAAATTAAGCAAGGAAAAATAGAGTTAAAAAAATATTCAACGATTGCTTATATCCCTGAAGATAGACAAAAGATAGGTTTGATATTGCAATTTAGCATTGCCCAAAACTTAATTTTAAAAGCTTTTAAAAAATTCCCATTTTGTCGTAATTATCTCTTACAACCAGCAGTCATCAAAAATCATGCCCAAGCTGCAATGCAAACATTCGATATCCGCGCGACAGGAGAAGATATTCAAGTTAGTCAACTATCGGGAGGAAACCAACAAAAAGTAGTATTGGCGCGAGAACTGGCGGGGGAACCTGATTTAATTGTCGCTATGCAACCCACCAGGGGGTTAGATGTGGGGGCGATGACGGCGGTACATTTACAGTTGTTAGCAGAACGCGATCGCGGTGCGGCGATATTGTATATTTCTACTGAGTTAGAAGAAATCATGGCGATGAGCGATCGCATTGCCGTAATCTACAGAGGTAAGTTCGTTGCTATTTTAGACGCACAGACAGCAACAGTGGAAGAAATTGGTCTATTAATGGCTGGGGGAAAACTATAA
- a CDS encoding BMP family protein yields MRLNLSRRQFVVFGSATFATSLLLKACSSNQPQTPTASSGAEGFKIAIALPGVITDKAWNQSGYEGVNLVKQKLGAEIAYIEQVAQADQTEALTDFARKGYNLVFAHGGQFDAAIEQVATQFPNTFFVGVNGNVKGENIASLRIDHLQGSYLCGIIAAAMTKSNKLAYIAGQEFQATQEELRGFELGAKSVKPNMQIVSTFTGDWNDVAKAKEATLALISAGADVIYQWLDSASPAVLQTASDKGVYAFGNTKDQLDVAPKAVLTSAVKRLDLAITYLAELAQQKQLKGQIYSIGLERPDILNLGNFTASIPEQVKNNVLKVRQEIIDKKITFENCQADGKNTRCVKKVSA; encoded by the coding sequence ATGAGGCTAAATTTGAGTCGCCGTCAATTTGTGGTATTTGGTTCAGCTACCTTTGCTACCAGTTTGCTACTGAAAGCTTGTAGTAGTAACCAACCGCAGACACCCACAGCGAGTAGTGGCGCTGAAGGGTTTAAAATAGCGATCGCTCTCCCTGGAGTCATCACCGATAAAGCCTGGAATCAGTCTGGCTATGAAGGCGTAAACCTAGTCAAACAAAAACTCGGTGCAGAAATCGCATATATAGAACAAGTCGCCCAAGCTGATCAAACAGAAGCCTTAACGGATTTTGCGCGTAAAGGTTACAATTTAGTTTTTGCCCACGGCGGGCAATTTGATGCAGCAATAGAACAAGTGGCGACACAATTTCCTAATACATTTTTTGTGGGTGTGAATGGAAATGTGAAAGGTGAAAATATTGCATCTTTACGCATAGATCACTTACAAGGTAGCTATTTGTGCGGGATTATTGCGGCTGCTATGACTAAATCTAATAAATTAGCTTACATTGCTGGGCAAGAATTTCAAGCAACTCAAGAAGAATTACGCGGCTTTGAATTAGGTGCAAAATCAGTTAAACCAAATATGCAAATTGTTTCCACATTTACAGGCGATTGGAATGATGTCGCCAAAGCAAAAGAAGCCACACTCGCTTTAATTTCTGCGGGTGCAGATGTGATTTATCAATGGTTAGATAGCGCCTCACCCGCAGTTTTGCAAACAGCCAGTGATAAAGGGGTTTATGCCTTTGGTAATACCAAAGACCAATTAGATGTCGCGCCCAAAGCAGTGTTAACTAGTGCAGTTAAAAGATTAGATTTAGCCATAACTTACTTAGCAGAGTTAGCCCAGCAAAAACAGTTAAAAGGACAGATATATTCTATCGGGTTAGAAAGACCTGATATTTTGAACTTAGGCAACTTTACCGCTAGTATTCCTGAGCAAGTTAAAAATAATGTCCTGAAAGTCAGACAAGAAATTATTGATAAAAAAATCACCTTTGAGAATTGCCAAGCAGATGGTAAAAATACTCGTTGTGTGAAAAAAGTATCAGCATAA
- a CDS encoding DUF2294 domain-containing protein, which translates to MSYPTIGQLEREIAQRISALYYEQLGQRPSQVVCHFFDTELVISLEKSASLVELTLISGGYENLAEQVRLFLDKIIKRQLQSLLEEIIGKPIVDLMTNTNLVTGRTGIIVILQQLPEVRNPESIPKANLKNLAE; encoded by the coding sequence ATGTCATACCCAACTATTGGACAACTTGAAAGAGAAATTGCACAACGAATTAGTGCTTTATATTATGAACAACTAGGGCAACGTCCTAGCCAAGTTGTATGTCATTTTTTTGATACGGAATTGGTGATTTCTCTAGAAAAATCAGCTTCGTTAGTAGAATTAACATTAATCTCTGGCGGTTATGAAAACTTAGCTGAACAAGTCCGCTTATTTTTAGACAAAATAATTAAGCGTCAACTACAAAGTTTGCTAGAAGAAATTATTGGTAAGCCAATAGTTGATTTGATGACTAATACAAATTTAGTTACAGGAAGAACTGGAATAATTGTGATTTTACAACAGTTGCCAGAAGTGCGGAATCCTGAGTCTATCCCTAAAGCAAACTTGAAGAATTTAGCTGAGTGA
- a CDS encoding family 10 glycosylhydrolase: MVSTTARFSDTQNHWARPFIEALAARRILNGYPNGTFRPDNSVTRAEFAAIVAAVFTVPVKRQYTPFVDVPANNWAASAIQKAYETGFLTGYPDKYFRPSNRIARGDVLVSLVNGLDIAAKIKPDLVNQLSQIYQDAANIPGYARNQIALATSAGFVASFPNIKLLNYATAATRGDVAAIVYQALVYLGNAQKISSVYLVVPPTTTPTPTPTPTPTPTPRPPVSSTVKVSHTREFRGAWVASVWNSDWPSKAGLSTAQQRSEFLEIVNQLQALNFNALILQVRPEGDALYASELEPWSAWITGTQGRAPEPFYDPLEFAIAECHKRNIEVHAWFNPYRAKTSIKGSPNVRPHIALTHPEVVYQWGNQLWMDPGSKIVQDRAYNVILDVVRRYDIDAIHLDDYFYPYPIQGQSFPDNKTYAAYRAAGGLLSLDDWRRENVNQMVLRLSEGIKTTKPYVKFGISPFGIYRPGQPAGITGLDAYSVLYADSRKWLEQGWIDYLAPQLYWRIDQSKQSYPALLRWWTEINSQQRHIYAGNNLGQLDGKAWKDDEIDKQVKISRNLASNLSLGNIFFSMSAINQNRRGIADQFKSSLYSRPAIVPAMPWRSAAQVTPPQALQFKDGKLNWQPGDNQPVRSWTLYRQSGDSWTLQRILSAGTTFATVQPGTYAVCAVDRLANESLGVVITVS, translated from the coding sequence ATGGTCTCTACTACTGCACGCTTCTCAGACACTCAAAACCATTGGGCGCGTCCGTTTATTGAAGCCTTAGCAGCGCGGCGCATTTTAAATGGCTATCCCAACGGTACTTTTCGCCCCGATAACTCAGTAACTCGTGCTGAATTTGCGGCGATTGTTGCAGCAGTTTTTACAGTCCCAGTCAAGCGCCAATATACTCCGTTTGTTGATGTTCCGGCAAATAACTGGGCTGCAAGCGCCATCCAAAAAGCTTACGAAACAGGGTTTTTAACCGGCTACCCTGATAAATATTTTCGTCCCAGTAATCGCATTGCTAGGGGTGATGTTTTAGTTTCTCTAGTCAACGGTTTAGACATAGCAGCAAAAATCAAACCCGACTTAGTAAACCAACTTTCACAAATTTATCAAGACGCAGCCAATATTCCTGGTTATGCTAGAAATCAAATCGCTTTAGCTACGAGTGCAGGTTTTGTTGCTAGTTTCCCCAATATTAAATTACTCAATTACGCCACAGCTGCAACTCGCGGCGATGTGGCGGCGATAGTTTATCAAGCTTTAGTTTATCTGGGTAATGCTCAAAAGATATCTTCTGTTTATCTTGTAGTTCCACCAACCACAACACCCACACCGACACCCACACCCACACCCACACCCACACCTAGACCCCCCGTATCTAGTACTGTGAAAGTCAGCCATACACGCGAGTTTCGTGGGGCTTGGGTAGCGTCGGTGTGGAATAGTGATTGGCCTTCTAAGGCGGGACTTTCAACAGCACAGCAAAGGTCAGAATTTTTAGAAATTGTCAACCAATTACAAGCACTGAATTTCAACGCTTTGATTTTGCAAGTGCGTCCTGAAGGTGATGCTTTGTATGCTTCGGAATTAGAACCTTGGAGTGCTTGGATTACGGGAACTCAAGGCAGAGCGCCCGAACCATTTTATGATCCTTTAGAGTTTGCGATCGCTGAATGTCACAAACGCAATATCGAAGTTCACGCTTGGTTTAACCCTTACCGCGCCAAAACTAGCATCAAAGGTTCTCCCAATGTCCGCCCCCACATCGCACTTACCCATCCAGAAGTAGTTTATCAGTGGGGCAATCAACTGTGGATGGACCCTGGCTCAAAAATTGTTCAAGATAGAGCCTACAATGTCATTCTTGATGTTGTGCGGCGCTATGACATCGATGCTATTCACTTAGATGATTATTTTTATCCCTATCCCATCCAAGGACAATCTTTTCCTGATAATAAAACCTACGCCGCATACAGAGCCGCAGGTGGTTTATTAAGTTTAGATGATTGGCGACGGGAAAATGTCAATCAAATGGTGTTGCGGCTTTCGGAAGGAATCAAAACAACCAAGCCTTATGTCAAATTTGGGATTAGTCCATTTGGAATTTATCGCCCCGGACAACCTGCGGGAATCACTGGTTTAGATGCTTACAGTGTATTGTATGCTGATTCACGCAAATGGTTAGAACAAGGTTGGATTGATTATTTAGCACCGCAACTTTATTGGCGAATTGACCAAAGCAAACAAAGCTATCCCGCACTACTGCGATGGTGGACAGAAATTAATTCTCAGCAGCGACATATTTACGCCGGAAATAATCTCGGTCAACTAGATGGTAAAGCTTGGAAAGACGATGAAATTGACAAACAAGTCAAAATTTCCCGCAACTTAGCCAGCAACTTATCTCTAGGAAATATTTTCTTTAGTATGAGTGCGATTAATCAAAATCGGCGCGGTATTGCTGACCAATTTAAAAGCTCTCTTTATTCTAGACCTGCAATAGTACCTGCTATGCCTTGGCGGAGTGCAGCCCAAGTTACCCCTCCCCAAGCCTTGCAATTTAAAGATGGTAAACTGAACTGGCAACCAGGAGATAATCAGCCTGTCAGGTCTTGGACACTTTACCGCCAAAGTGGTGATAGCTGGACTCTTCAGCGTATTTTATCTGCTGGTACAACCTTCGCCACCGTTCAACCTGGAACTTATGCTGTTTGTGCAGTTGATAGGTTAGCGAATGAGAGTTTAGGCGTAGTGATTACGGTGAGTTAA
- the fldA gene encoding flavodoxin FldA: MSQKIGLFYGTQTGKTESVAEIIRDEFGNGVVTLHDISQADTVDFEEYQYLIIGCPTWNVGELQSDWEGFFPELDDINFSGKVVAYFGTGDQIGYADNFQDAMGILEEKISQRGGKTVGYWSTDGYDFNDSKALKNGKFVGLAIDEDNQSDLTDKRIKDWVSQLKREFGL, from the coding sequence ATGTCGCAAAAAATTGGCTTATTCTACGGTACTCAAACAGGTAAGACTGAATCTGTGGCGGAAATCATTCGGGATGAGTTTGGTAATGGTGTAGTCACACTACACGATATTTCTCAAGCGGATACTGTTGATTTTGAAGAGTATCAATATCTGATTATTGGTTGTCCTACTTGGAATGTTGGTGAATTACAAAGTGATTGGGAAGGCTTTTTTCCCGAACTAGACGACATAAATTTTAGTGGTAAAGTAGTTGCTTATTTTGGAACTGGCGACCAAATTGGATATGCTGATAATTTTCAGGATGCAATGGGAATTTTAGAAGAAAAGATTTCTCAACGCGGAGGAAAAACTGTCGGCTATTGGTCAACTGACGGTTATGACTTTAACGATTCTAAAGCTTTAAAAAATGGCAAATTCGTCGGGTTAGCTATTGATGAGGATAATCAATCTGATTTAACAGATAAACGGATAAAAGATTGGGTATCCCAGTTAAAAAGAGAGTTTGGTTTGTAG
- a CDS encoding ABC transporter permease produces the protein MNNLNFFSDYLVASLHLAVPLSFASLGGLYSERSGVLNIALEGMLLTGAFTSAVATFYTGNVWLGVLAAVMAGGVVGLLHAFLCITLKVDQLVSGLAINLVAGGLTAFFARLVFHGANTQRLPGITPLIIPGLANIPVLGMLLFQQDILVYLLLFLIAVSVYVLFHTSFGLTLRAVGEYPQAAVTSGISVAMVRYCAVVLGGCLTSLGGAYLALVQIRFFSEGMSAGRGFIAIAALIFGRWHPIGSALACLLFGATEALQLRIQALGVNIPYQFLVMLPYAIALFALLGLAGKASPPKALGVNYFPENHT, from the coding sequence ATGAATAACCTTAACTTCTTCTCTGATTACCTAGTCGCCAGTTTACACCTCGCTGTCCCCTTGAGTTTTGCATCTTTGGGCGGATTATATTCTGAACGTTCGGGAGTGTTGAATATTGCCTTAGAAGGAATGTTACTCACAGGTGCTTTTACTAGTGCGGTGGCGACTTTTTACACTGGCAATGTCTGGCTTGGTGTGCTTGCGGCTGTCATGGCTGGGGGTGTGGTGGGTTTACTCCACGCTTTTTTATGTATAACTTTAAAAGTGGATCAGTTAGTGTCGGGGTTAGCAATTAATTTAGTGGCTGGTGGGTTAACTGCGTTTTTCGCGCGGTTGGTGTTTCACGGTGCTAACACCCAAAGATTACCAGGAATTACACCTCTCATCATTCCAGGGTTGGCAAATATCCCAGTCTTGGGAATGCTATTGTTTCAGCAAGATATTCTTGTCTATTTACTGCTATTTTTAATTGCTGTTAGTGTATATGTTTTATTTCATACCAGCTTTGGTTTAACTTTGCGAGCGGTGGGGGAATATCCCCAAGCGGCGGTGACATCTGGGATATCAGTTGCAATGGTGCGTTACTGTGCGGTAGTGCTGGGTGGCTGTTTGACGAGTTTAGGTGGTGCGTATCTCGCCTTGGTGCAGATTCGATTTTTCAGTGAAGGGATGAGTGCGGGTAGAGGTTTTATTGCGATCGCTGCTTTAATTTTTGGTAGATGGCATCCTATAGGTAGTGCTTTGGCTTGTTTATTGTTTGGCGCGACGGAAGCTTTACAATTACGTATCCAAGCTTTGGGTGTTAATATTCCTTACCAGTTTCTAGTTATGTTACCTTATGCGATCGCTTTATTTGCATTGTTGGGATTAGCTGGTAAAGCTTCACCACCAAAGGCTTTAGGAGTTAATTATTTTCCCGAAAATCATACATGA
- a CDS encoding ABC transporter permease, translated as MTKINRIQSLLPILSPLIAITSALMVGAILIIFAGANPIAAYTALFQESLANYFGFGNTLTKMTPLLFTSLGVLVALKAGQFNIGGEGQIYLGALGSALIGLYVQGLPAIIHIPLALCAGFIFGAVWGWIPGYLKAVRGVNEVITTLLLNYIAVNLVSYLVQNPLKAPAAPSPYSPLIAKSAQLPIILPGSLAHAGIILALIAAIILWVLLGRSPLGYQITAVGLNPIAARYAGMSVERTIMLVMALAGGLAGLAGATEVMGLKYRLFEQVSPGYGFDAIAIAFLSRGNIGGVVLTSLFFAALRSGANVMQRSAGVPVTVVYAIQGLTVLFVAISLAVETQRKAEA; from the coding sequence ATGACCAAAATAAATCGCATTCAATCCCTGCTACCAATCTTATCACCGCTAATAGCAATTACCTCTGCCCTGATGGTTGGTGCTATTCTCATCATCTTTGCAGGCGCAAACCCTATCGCTGCATACACAGCCTTATTTCAAGAGTCACTTGCCAATTACTTTGGTTTTGGTAACACCCTCACCAAAATGACACCGCTATTATTCACCAGTTTAGGAGTGTTAGTTGCATTAAAGGCTGGTCAATTTAATATCGGTGGTGAAGGACAAATTTATCTTGGTGCGTTGGGAAGTGCTTTAATTGGTCTATATGTGCAAGGATTACCCGCAATTATTCACATTCCCTTGGCTTTGTGCGCCGGATTTATTTTTGGTGCGGTTTGGGGATGGATACCTGGTTATTTGAAAGCTGTGCGGGGAGTGAATGAAGTTATTACAACCTTGCTGCTGAATTATATTGCGGTGAATTTGGTTAGCTATTTGGTACAAAATCCTTTAAAAGCACCAGCCGCACCTAGTCCTTACTCACCTTTAATTGCTAAGTCTGCCCAGTTACCGATTATTTTACCGGGGAGTCTTGCCCATGCGGGAATTATCTTGGCGTTAATAGCAGCAATTATATTATGGGTTTTGTTAGGGCGATCGCCTCTAGGATACCAAATCACCGCCGTCGGATTAAACCCGATTGCTGCCCGTTATGCTGGTATGTCGGTGGAACGTACCATTATGTTAGTCATGGCGTTAGCTGGTGGTTTGGCTGGGTTAGCAGGTGCAACTGAGGTGATGGGGTTGAAATATCGCTTATTTGAACAAGTTTCTCCTGGTTATGGCTTTGATGCCATTGCGATCGCGTTTCTAAGTCGCGGTAATATTGGCGGTGTAGTGTTAACTTCCTTATTTTTCGCCGCCTTGCGTAGTGGTGCGAATGTAATGCAACGTAGCGCCGGGGTTCCAGTTACCGTAGTTTATGCTATTCAAGGTTTGACTGTGTTATTTGTTGCTATTAGTCTCGCGGTAGAAACCCAAAGGAAAGCTGAGGCTTAA
- a CDS encoding Uma2 family endonuclease, giving the protein MIANPQPQKMSIEQYLDWEPLQEYRYEYVNGKVFAMTGGTIPHNDIALNIYRALYPHLRARGCRINVADVKVQVNLNSPYYYPDVVVSCDSRDLNARKFIQYPKIIVEVLSPGTEAKDRGEKFAFYRNMPSLQEYILVESEKISVEFYRCGEGRMWLYSPYTIGEDIIIESVDFSCGIDSIYEGVSFDIEK; this is encoded by the coding sequence ATGATTGCCAACCCTCAACCTCAAAAAATGAGTATCGAGCAATATCTCGATTGGGAACCTCTACAAGAATACCGCTATGAATACGTTAATGGCAAAGTTTTTGCCATGACTGGCGGTACAATTCCTCACAATGATATTGCCTTGAACATCTATCGAGCATTGTATCCTCATTTACGTGCTAGAGGTTGTCGCATCAACGTTGCCGATGTCAAGGTACAGGTAAATCTTAACAGTCCATACTACTATCCTGATGTCGTAGTCAGTTGTGATTCACGAGATTTAAATGCTCGCAAATTTATCCAATATCCAAAGATAATTGTAGAAGTTCTTTCTCCTGGTACAGAAGCAAAAGATAGAGGCGAAAAGTTTGCTTTTTATCGTAATATGCCAAGTTTACAAGAATATATCTTAGTGGAATCGGAAAAAATCAGCGTAGAATTTTATCGTTGCGGAGAGGGTAGAATGTGGCTCTATTCTCCCTATACTATTGGTGAAGATATCATTATCGAAAGTGTTGATTTTAGCTGTGGAATTGATTCAATTTATGAAGGTGTGAGTTTTGACATCGAGAAATAG
- a CDS encoding type II toxin-antitoxin system mRNA interferase toxin, RelE/StbE family, with the protein MRVLVWDSSFKRAFKRVIRKNPRLEEKIFEVLELLVVDPFTHSLKSHKLKGDLEGLWACWVEYDCRIIYTFQPNPDNDEDMIVLIDIGTHDEVY; encoded by the coding sequence ATGAGAGTTCTTGTTTGGGATAGTAGCTTCAAGCGTGCTTTTAAACGAGTGATTCGTAAAAATCCGCGCTTAGAAGAGAAAATATTTGAGGTTTTGGAATTACTTGTAGTTGATCCATTTACACATAGTTTAAAATCACATAAATTAAAAGGTGATTTAGAGGGATTGTGGGCTTGTTGGGTGGAGTATGATTGCCGTATTATTTACACATTTCAGCCTAATCCTGATAATGACGAAGACATGATTGTGCTAATCGATATTGGCACTCATGATGAAGTTTATTGA
- a CDS encoding CAAD domain-containing protein: MALEQEFHSIDVTSSTSTVAIEGVDTQNLPKLPPAGKSQTQWQQVSQFLEQFPDNLNRFWQAYQLPLIAVVVVLAATVTLRVAIAILNAINDLPLLEPTLELIGIVYSTWFVLRYLLQASTRQELWAEIRVLTAQVLGD, encoded by the coding sequence ATGGCACTCGAACAAGAATTTCATTCTATAGATGTGACATCTTCAACAAGTACAGTCGCCATTGAAGGTGTAGATACACAAAACTTACCAAAGCTACCACCTGCGGGTAAATCTCAGACGCAATGGCAGCAAGTATCTCAGTTTTTAGAGCAGTTCCCTGATAATTTAAATCGTTTTTGGCAGGCATACCAATTGCCTTTGATAGCTGTAGTTGTAGTTTTGGCAGCTACTGTTACACTGAGAGTTGCGATCGCCATACTCAATGCCATTAATGACCTGCCCCTGTTAGAACCAACGTTAGAGTTAATTGGCATTGTTTACTCCACTTGGTTTGTATTGCGTTATCTTTTACAAGCTTCCACTCGCCAAGAATTGTGGGCAGAAATTCGCGTTTTAACAGCCCAAGTTTTAGGAGATTGA